A genomic region of Gossypium hirsutum isolate 1008001.06 chromosome D01, Gossypium_hirsutum_v2.1, whole genome shotgun sequence contains the following coding sequences:
- the LOC107921899 gene encoding basic leucine zipper 4, which translates to MFSAEEAVGSQLPVHESGFTPEELNELLSFFESNEPVSSNSSSENSSRAIYSPDEKKQRRKISNRESAKRSRWRKKRYLENLTNQVNKMNIENRRLKNRLHLVLNQCHVVWVDNEQLRSESFALWAKLLDLYWTLAAMQCNHDNSRHSLSCFNSNKLSSHSIN; encoded by the coding sequence ATGTTCTCAGCGGAAGAAGCTGTTGGATCACAATTACCGGTTCATGAATCCGGTTTTACTCCCGAAGAACTCAATGagttattatcattttttgaATCAAATGAACCGGTTAGTTCAAACTCTAGTTCGGAAAATTCAAGCCGGGCGATATATTCACCGGATGAAAAAAAGCAAAGACGCAAGATATCAAACAGGGAGTCGGCCAAGCGGTCTCGTTGGAGGAAAAAGAGGTACTTGGAGAACCTTACGAACCAAGTGAATAAGATGAACATAGAGAACCGGCGGCTTAAGAACCGGCTACATTTAGTTCTTAATCAGTGTCACGTTGTATGGGTTGACAATGAACAGTTAAGATCCGAATCCTTTGCTCTTTGGGCCAAACTGTTGGATTTATACTGGACTTTAGCCGCCATGCAATGCAATCATGATAATAGTCGACATTCTTTATCATGTTTTaattctaacaaattaagctctcattcaataaattaa